GCCATCGGCATGTTGAAAGACACATTGATTGGCCGTATTTTGGTTCAAGATGTATTTGATCCCAAGACAGCTGATTTGCTTCTGGCGCAAGGAACACTGCTTAATGATGATAACCTGCGCTTAATCGGTGAACATGGTGTGCCTGAAATCATCGTTCGCGGAGCATCCGTAGATACCGAAGAAGGTAACGCCGCTGCCGTTGCTGAAACCATTTCGCTGGGTGAACCGGAAGAAAAGGTTCGTATGGCTCTGAAAGAGGCTATGATTAGGGAAATGCTCGGCAAAAATACAGTTGACGCAGTCAAAGACTACGCCGGCGGGGTGCTTGTCCCGGCCAACACGCTGCTTACGGAAGAACACATTGAAGCCATATTAGCCAGCGATGCGCGGGAAGTAAAAGTTCGTAACAACAACATAAAAGGTATCGAAGTTGAAGCTATAACGGAAGGTACCGGTGTGATTGAATCCTTGAAAGACCGGATTGTCGGCCGCGTTTGTGCGGAAGAAATTGTAGACCCCAATACCGGTGAAGTTATCGTGCATGCCAATGATGAGATTACAGAAGAATTGGCCGATCAAATTGTGGCAGTCCGCAAGAAAGTTTCTATTCGCTCCGTTCTTACCTGTCGTTCCCGGTTTGGCGTTTGCATAAAGTGCTATGGCCGCAATTTGGGTACCGGCCATATGGTTGATGTAGGTGAAGCCGTTGGTATCATCGCCGCACAATCCATCGGTGAACCTGGTACTCAGCTTACCATGCGAACCTTCCATACCGGTGGTGTTGCCGGCGATGACATTACCCAAGGTCTGCCGCGGGTTGAAGAATTATTTGAGGCCAGAAAACCTAAGCGCCAGGCAATTATTACCGAAGTGGCAGGCAAGGTGGAGATTAAAGAAATTAAGGGCATGCGCCGGGCTACCATTTATCCCCAGGATGCATCTTTGGGGGAAGAGCGTGCATACCAAATCCCATATGGGGCAAGACTTATTGTTAATGACGGCCAGCTGGTAGAGGCTGGCGAACGTCTCACCGAGGGCGCAGTCAATCCCCATGATATCCTCAGAGTGCGTGGCCTTAAGGACACACAGCGGTACCTGGTGTATGAAGTTCAAAAAGTGTATAAGTCCCAGGGGGTTGAAATTAACGACAAGCATATTGAGGTTATGGTCCGTCAAATGCTCCACAAAGTAAAAGTGGAAGAAGCAGGTGATACCTACCTCCTGCCGGGAGAGTACATTGACATTAACACCTTTGAGGAAGAGAACGCCAGGGCTATCGAGGCAGGCGGCGAACCTTCCGTCGCTCGTCCCATTTTGCTTGGTATTACCAAAGCATCTTTAGCCACCGATTCATTCCTGTCGGCAGCTTCCTTCCAGGAAACTACCCGTGTCCTTACAGAAGCCGCTATCAAAGGCAAGGTAGACCCGCTGCTTGGACTGAAAGAAAATGTTATTATCGGTAAGCTAGTGCCTGCCGGTACCGGTATGAGCCGCTACCGTAATATCCGTATCAAATCTCAAGCAGTTCCCCAGGAAGTTTCTCAGTCATGCCCGCCAGTGCCGATTAATAGCTAGGTCGCTAAGCCGGGGATTGACCTCACAAGGTCAATCCCCGGCTTGCGCTCTTTGGTCTAAAAGGGGGGGAACTGCTTATAAGGCACCATCTGCTTCGTTGTTCCTGCGGTCCTCACTCCGGCGTACAACCAGTACGCCTCCGTTGCGGTCCTCGTCACGCCTCGCATCTGATACCTTCTAAGCAGTTCGAGGCAAATCAAGGTTGATGCTAAGAGTAGTTTTTTGTTTGAAAAAACTTTAGTTAATGCCTAAAGTATTTTTCAACATCAAACCCTAATCCCCCGAGAATGATGACTTTGTTTGATGAGCGCCAGGACGACCTTACGATGTCACTCCATGGTTTTGTCTGTTATCTCCATCTAATTCGTCACTTCGAACGATTAGTACGAACTGATTAGAAAGTGCCAGATGCTAGGCACGACGAGGATCGCAGCGGAGGCGTACTGGCCGTACGTCGGAGCGAGAACCGCAGGAGTAACGACGCAGATGGTGCTTTCTAAGCCGTTCCCCCCTAATTAGATTATCAGTCAAATGTGACACACCCGGTTTGGTGTACTTAAAGTTCTGCGAAAAATCTATAAGTTTCTTGACATACAGTCACCAAAATGATAATATATAAAAGTGTCTGAATCGTATGTTGGATTTCTTTGTCAGGAAAAAGGGGATTGGTAGCGGTGAGTAATGTGGCCCTTGACACTTTAAAAACTGCAAAGAAAGTAATTGGCGCCAAACAAACTGCCCGGGCTGTGGAGAAAGGTCTGGCCCTGAAGGTATATTTGGCACAGGATGCGGACCGGCGGGTAATAGCCCCGCTAATGGAAACATGTAGACGCAATCAGATCCCAATTGAAACCGGAGCTACAATGGGTGAATTGGGTAAGGCTTGCGGTATTGAGGTAGGCGCCGCCTCGGTTGCTATTGTTAAGGAGCAGCAATAAGGTATTAACAATTTGTAACTATTTGGCAGTCAGAAGTCAGGAGTCAGCAGTCAGAATAGAGAACCGAAACAAAATTTTTTTGGCAAGAGATCAGTAAATAGTGAGCATATTCTTGAAATATTCTGAATTCTGACTCCTGGATTCTGAATACCTGAATAGTTTGCAATTATTAATAGTAAATAACGTGATTGGGGAAGGAGGTGCGATGGATGCCGACAATTAGCCAGTTGGTACGTAAAAGCAGAGAAGATATGGAAAAAAAATCCACTGCTCCTGCGCTCAAAGAATGTCCGCAAAAACGTGGCGTTTGCACGAGAGTATACACAACTACTCCTAAAAAACCGAACTCCGCCCTGCGTAAAGTAGCGCGGGTGCGTTTAACGAACGGTATCGAGGTAACTGCTTACATTCCCGGCATTGGACACAACCTGCAGGAGCACTCGGTTGTGCTGATTCGTGGTGGCAGGGTTAAAGACTTGCCAGGCGTGCGTTACCATATTATCCGCGGCTCATTGGATACTGCCGGGGTTGCCAAACGGAACCAAGGCCGGTCCAAGTATGGGGCTAAACGTGCTAGCGCCAAAAAACAATAAGAATTTATAGAGGTACAGAGTTACGCAGAAACAAAAGTTTGGAAGGAGGGAAATGAATGCCAAGAAAAGGTCCTATACCCAAACGGGATGTACTGCCGGATCCGGTGTATAACTCCAAGCTTGTCACCAGGTTTGTCAACAAAGTAATGCTGGATGGCAAAAAGGGTATTGCAGAAAATATAGTTTATGACGCATTTGATGTGATTCAGGCGAAAACTGGTAAAGATCCGCTGGAAATATTTGAAGGCGCACTTAAAAACGTTATGCCTGTGCTTGAGGTTCGTGCCCGCCGGGTTGGTGGCGCTAACTACCAAGTGCCGGTGGAAGTTCGTCCTGACCGCCGTCTCTCACTGGGAATTCGTTGGTTGGTCGGCTATTCCCGCAAGCGCGGTGAGAAGACTATGTATGAAAGACTGGCTGCAGAATTGATGGATGCCGCAAATAACGCCGGCGCTTCCGTGAAAAAACGTGAAGACACTCACAAAATGGCTGAAGCTAATAAGGCTTTTGCCCATTATCGCTGGTAATTATAGCTCGCTGTGAAAAAAACGCTAACCTATGGGATTTGCGCTAAGCAAATCCCGGTAGCCTAATGGACGCGAGCAAAAAAAAATAGGGAGTTGAAAATAGTGGCCCGAAAGTTTCCTCTGGAAAAGACGCGGAACATCGGTATAATGGCCCATATTGACGCCGGCAAGACCACTACGACAGAACGGATACTTTTTTATACCGGTAGAGTACACAAAATTGGTGAAGTACATGATGGCGCTGCCACTATGGACTGGATGGTTCAAGAGCAGGAAAGAGGTATTACAATTACTTCAGCGGCCACTACTTGTCAATGGAACGGTCATCGTATTAATATCATTGACACACCAGGGCACGTGGACTTTACTGTTGAAGTAGAACGTTCGCTCAGGGTTCTTGATGGCTCGGTTGCTGTTTTTTGTGCCAAGGGTGGTGTTGAACCACAGTCTGAAACCGTATGGCGTCAAGCCGACAAATATGGCGTTCCGCGCATGGCATATGTAAATAAAATGGATATCACCGGGGCTGATTTCTACCGGGTTATCGACATGATGAAATCCCGCCTTGGCGCCAATGCTGTACCCATTCAACTGCCTATCGGGTTTGAGGACACCTTCAAAGGTTTCATTGATCTGATTGAAATGAAGGCAGTTATCTATACGGATGATCTCGGCAAGGTAAGCGAGGCGACCGACATTCCTGAAGATATGCAGGAACAGGCGGAAATTTACCGGCAGAACCTGTTGGATGCCGTAGCTGAAAGCGATGACGACCTGATGATGAAATATCTGGAGGGTGAAGAACTCTCCAAAGAGGAAATTAAAACCGTCATCCGTAAAGCCACAATCGCCTGTAAAATGACACCGGTACTGTGTGGCTCATCCTACAAAAACAAAGGTGTGCAGCCGCTTTTGGATGCTGTTGTCGAGTATATGCCGGCTCCTACCGATATTCCGGCTATTAAAGGGGTGAATCCTGAAACCGGCGCCGAAGATGAGCGGAAAGCCGACGATAATCTGCCGTTTTCGTCTCTGGCCTTCAAAATTATGGCCGACCCGTATGTTGGTAAACTAGCCTTCTTCCGGGTATATTCCGGTAAACTGGCATCCGGCTCCTACGTCTTTAATTCCACTAAGAACAAACGGGAGCGTATCGGCCGCATTCTGCAGATGCACGCCAACCACCGGGAAGAAATCGAAGAAGTTTACACAGGGGACATTGCGGCAGCGGTTGGCCTCAAAGACACAACCACCGGTGATACCCTGTGTGACGATAAAAACGTGATTATCTTAGAGTCAATGGTCTTCCCCGAACCGGTTATTTCAGTTGCTGTAGAACCAAAGACCAAAGCCGATCAGGAAAAAATGGGCACCGCCCTGTCCCGTCTCGCCGAAGAAGACCCAACTTTCCGCATGCATACTGATCCGGAAACCGGGCAAACTATCATTTCCGGTATGGGTGAATTACATCTGGAGATTATCGTCGACCGGATGCTGCGGGAATTCAAAGTAGAATGTAACGTAGGCAAGCCTCAAGTTGCTTACCGCGAAACCATCCGGAAGGCAGTCAAGGCTGAAGGCAAGTTTGTTCGCCAGTCCGGCGGCCGCGGCCAATACGGTCACTGCTGGCTGGAAATCGAGCCGCTTGAGCCCGGTCAAGGCTTTGCCTTTGAAAACAAAGTCGTCGGCGGCGCCATTCCCAAAGAGTATATCGGTCCTATCGAGGCTGGCGTCAAAGAAGCAATGGAAACCGGCGTATCGGCGGGTTACCCGATGGTTGACATCAAGGTAACCGTTTACGATGGTTCGTACCACGATGTGGACTCTTCCGAAATGGCGTTCAAAATTGCCGGATCAATGGGCTTTAAAGCCGGTGCCGCCAAAGCTAATCCAATCATCTTAGAGCCGTATATGAAAGTGGAAGTTACCGTACCGGAAGAATACATGGGTGACGTTATTGGCGACCTCAACTCCCGCCGGGGCCGGATAGAAGGTATGGAAGCCCGTGCCGGGGCTCAAGCCATCCGATCTTTTGTACCGCTTTCCGAAATGTTCGGCTATGCTACCGACCTTCGTTCGAAAACCCAAGGCCGCGGCAACTACTCCATGGAATTCGATCATTACGAGGAAGTGCCTAAAAACATTGCAGAAGCAATCGCTGCTAAGGTAAAAGGTGTGTAAGTTAACACTTATCATTGATAAGTGTAAATGTAAATAATTGTATAATTAATTTAGGAGGTCAAAACTCAAATGGCTAAGAAAAAATTTGAAAGAAACAAACCCCACGTTAACATTGGTACAATTGGTCACGTTGACCATGGCAAAACATCCCTGACCGCTGCAATCACTCTGACATTGTCCAAACACGGCGGCGCAGAGTTCATGGCTTATGACCAGATTGACAAAGCCCCGGAAGAAAGAGAGCGGGGGATTACCATTAACACCGCTCACGTTGAGTATGAGACGGCAAAGCGTCACTATGCCCACGTCGACTGCCCGGGCCACGCCGACTACGTTAAAAATATGATTACCGGTGCTGCGCAGATGGACGGAGCCATCCTGGTTGTATCCGCAGCCGACGGGCCGATGCCGCAAACCCGTGAGCACATCCTCCTGTCCCGCCAGGTAGGTGTGCCGGCGATGGTTGTGTTCCTAAACAAATCTGACCTGGTTGACGATGCCGAACTGATGGAACTGGTTGAAATGGAAGTTCGTGAACTTCTCTCCAGCTATGAATTTCCCGGGGACGACATTCCGGTAGTAGCCGGCTCGGCCGTAAAGTGCCTGGAGTGCGGGTGCGCTAAGCCGGATTGTGAATGGTGCGGCAAAATCCATCAACTGATGGAGCAAGTAGATAATTATATTCCGACACCGGAACGCGATACCGACAAAACCTTCCTGATGCCGGTGGAAGACGTATTCACCATTACCGGTCGCGGTACAGTTGCAACGGGCCGTGTAGAACGGGGCACGGTAAAAGTAGGGGACACCATTGAAATCGTAGGTATGAGCGATAAACCAAAATCCACGGTAGTAACGGGTGTGGAAATGTTCCGCAAGCTGTTGGATTCGGCAGTAGCCGGCGATAATATCGGCGCCCTGCTGCGCGGAGTTGAGCGGAAAGAAATCGAGCGGGGCCAAGTCTTGGCTAAACCCGGTTCCATCAAACCCCATACCAAATTCAAATCGGAAGTATACGTATTGTCCAAAGAAGAAGGGGGCCGCCACACGCCGTTCTTTAACGGCTACCGGCCGCAATTCTACTTTCGTACCACCGACGTAACCGGAGTGGTACACCTGCCGGAAGGTGTGGAAATGGTAATGCCGGGTGACAATGTGCAAATGGCCATCGAGCTCATCACCCCCATTGCCATTGAAGAAGGTCTGCGGTTCGCCATCCGTGAAGGCGGCCGTACCGTAGGCGCCGGCGTGGTAACCGCTATTTCCGAATAATACGAACAAAAATCAAGAAGCTAAAAAGCTACTCAGATCAACAATTGCACGAACTGCTTAGAAATCGTTAGATGCTAGGCGTGACGAGGACCGGAACGGAGGCGTACTGGTTGTACGTCGGAGTGAGGACCGGAGGAACAACGACGCAGATGGCGGTTTATAAGCAGTTCCAAACTTAAGGTGCAAAGACAAAGTTAAATCTGGCAAGGGCGGTTGGGAACCGCCCTTGGGCCGGATATGACCGGCGATGAGGTGAAAGGTGGCCCGACTCGCGCGGGGGAATTTTCACCGAGAATGTCCGTTCAGAGAAACTGGGCGATAAGGAGGAACAAATTAATGGCTAAACAGCAAAAAATCAGAATCCGCCTCAAAGCGTATGATCACAAAGCACTAGATCAAAGTGCAACTAAAATTGTTGATACCGCAAAAAGAACCGGCGCGTTAGTTTCCGGTCCCATTCCCCTTCCTACCGAAAAAAATATCTTCACGATTCTTCGTTCACCCCATGTCAACAAAGACTCCCGGGAACAATTCGAAATGCGTACACACAAGCGCTTAATCGACATCCTGGAGCCGACGCCAAAGACGGTAGACGCTTTGATGCGTCTTGATCTTCCGGCTGGTGTGGACATTGAAATCAAGCTGTAGGAGGAGGTGCGATAAATGGCTAAAAGCATTTTAGGAAAAAAAGTTGGCATGACACAAATCTTTACGGCTGAGGGCAAAGTAATCCCGGTTACAGTTGTTGAAGCCGGTCCCAACGTCGTAATTCAAAACAAAACAGTCGAAAACGACGGCTACAACGCAGTGCAGCTTGGGTTCGGTGAAGTAAAAGAGAAAAAAGTAACCAAACCGATGAAAGGTCACTTTGCGAAGGCTAATGTCAAACCGGTGAAGTTCATTCGCGAGCTGCGCCTGCCTGGAGCCTCTGAATATACAGTTGGTCAGGTATTAACCGCTGAAACCTTCGCTGAAGGTGAATTGGTTGATGTAACCGGCACCGCCAAGGGCAAAGGTTTCGCCGGCGGTATCAAACGCCACCACTTCAGACGCGGACCTATGGCTCACGGTTCCAAATCCCACCGCGAACCCGGTACCATCGGCTCCCGGATGAGCGGCGGCGGCGGTAAAGTATTTAAAGGGAAAAAACTGCCTGGCCGTATGGGCGGCAACAAAGTAACCGTTCAGCGTCTCTCTGTTGTACGGGTAGATGTACCCCGCAACCTGATTCTTATCAAAGGTGCAATTCCCGGACCCAAAGGCAGCCTGGTAGTTGTTAAAAATACAGTCAAACCCGGTAAGTAATTGCAGCTTGCAGCTTTTATTGCAAACAAAGGTTGCGGGCATCGAAAGGAGGATGCGCTATATGCCGAAAGTGGCAGTATATGATATAACCGGTGTTCAAACCGGTGAGATGGAACTTAATGATAACGTATTTGGCGTAGAGATAAATGAAGCGGTTGTGCACCAGGCGGTTGTGATGCAACTGGCTAGCCAGCGCCTCGGTACCCACGCTACCAAGACCAGAGGTGTGGTGCGCGGCGGCGGCAGAAAACCCTGGAGACAAAAAGGTACCGGCCGGGCGCGGTCCGGCAGTACCCGTTCGCCGGTATGGGTTGGCGGCGGCACCGTATTTGGACCTCAGCCCCGCAGTTATAAATTCAGCATGCCGCGTAAAGTCCGCCGTTTGGCTATCAAGTCGGCTCTTACCGCGAAAGTAAATGCCGGCCAGCTTCTCGTAGTGGAAGATATTAATTTTGCTGAACCTAAAACCAAGAACGTCGTAAAAATGCTGGATGGCTTCCAGGCGCAAGACGACAAGGCGCTCATCATCACTGCTGAGGCCAATGAAAACGTAGAGAAATCTTCACGTAACATTCCCGGGGTAAAAACCATCAATTCGCTGGGGCTTAATGTTTACGACCTTCTCCATCATAACAAGGTACTGGTAACCAAAGATGCCGTGGCCAAGATTGAGGAGGTGCTGGCATAATGGAAATTTCGCGCGATGTACTCATTCGTCCGCTCATCACTGAAAAAACCACCAGCCTGATGCAGGACAACAAATACACTTTTATCGTTCCTTTAACAGCTAACAAAGTGGAAATTCGCCAAGCTGTGGAACAAATCTTCAAAGTAAAAGTACTGGCCGTAAATACCATTCGGGTAATGGGAAAAAACAAACGCATGGGTAAAACTCAAGGTAAACGCCCGGATTATAAAAAAGCTATTGTCAAACTGGCTCCCGGCGAACGCATTGAGTTCTTCGAAGGTGTATAAAAGGTGTATAATCCGAAACGTTCAAAGAAGGAGGGGCACTAATGGCAGTAAAAAGCTTTAAACCATACGCTCCCGGCAGACGGTTTATGACAGTAGCCGATTTCTCCGAAATTACTACCGACCGTCCGGAGCGATCACTGACCGAGCGCCTGCAAAAACATGCCGGCCGCAACCAGCAAGGCCGTTTAACGGTCCGGCATCAAGGCGGCGGCCATAAACGACTGTATCGTATCATTGATTTTAAACGCAATAAAGATGGCATCCCGGCAAAAGTGGCCACTATTGAATACGATCCTAACCGTTCGGCGCGGATTGCGCTTTTAAACTACATTGATGGTGAAAAACGTTACATTCTCGCTCCCAACGGCCTCAATGTAGGCGACAACATAATGAGCGGTGCGGAAGCCGACATCAAAGTCGGCAACGCTTTACCACTGAAAAACATTCCTGTGGGTACCATACTCCATAACATTGAGCTTAAAATCGGTAAAGGCGGCCAATTGGTCCGTTCTGCCGGCGCCGGTGCGCAGCTCATGGCCAAAGAAGGCGACTACGCGCTTCTCAGATTGCCTTCCGGCGAACTTCGTAAAGTTCACACCAACTGTCGGGCGACTGTTGGTCAAGTAGGCAACCTAGAACATGAAAACATCACCATCGGCAAAGCCGGCCGCACTCGTTGGCTGGGTATTCGTCCCGCTAACCGCGGTGTGGCCATGAACCCGATCGACCATCCCCATGGTGGCGGCGAAGGACGTTCACCTGTCGGACGTAAACATCCGGTTACTCCTTGGGGCAAATGCGCCATGGGTACCAAGACCCGGAAAAAGAAAGCTTCGGATAAACTGATTGTTAAGAGACGGACGAAATAGATGTTCTTATATTTATGCGAGGTGTTTAAAAATACCCGGATGACAACAATGCGGATGGGGGTTTTGAAACAGCTCGCCGAAAGGGGGTAAGATAAGGTGTCTAGATCCATCAAAAAGGGACCCTATGTGCATGACAGTCTGATTAAGAAAA
This window of the Methylomusa anaerophila genome carries:
- a CDS encoding ribosomal L7Ae/L30e/S12e/Gadd45 family protein, which produces MSNVALDTLKTAKKVIGAKQTARAVEKGLALKVYLAQDADRRVIAPLMETCRRNQIPIETGATMGELGKACGIEVGAASVAIVKEQQ
- the rpsL gene encoding 30S ribosomal protein S12 — encoded protein: MPTISQLVRKSREDMEKKSTAPALKECPQKRGVCTRVYTTTPKKPNSALRKVARVRLTNGIEVTAYIPGIGHNLQEHSVVLIRGGRVKDLPGVRYHIIRGSLDTAGVAKRNQGRSKYGAKRASAKKQ
- the rpsG gene encoding 30S ribosomal protein S7 codes for the protein MPRKGPIPKRDVLPDPVYNSKLVTRFVNKVMLDGKKGIAENIVYDAFDVIQAKTGKDPLEIFEGALKNVMPVLEVRARRVGGANYQVPVEVRPDRRLSLGIRWLVGYSRKRGEKTMYERLAAELMDAANNAGASVKKREDTHKMAEANKAFAHYRW
- the fusA gene encoding elongation factor G encodes the protein MARKFPLEKTRNIGIMAHIDAGKTTTTERILFYTGRVHKIGEVHDGAATMDWMVQEQERGITITSAATTCQWNGHRINIIDTPGHVDFTVEVERSLRVLDGSVAVFCAKGGVEPQSETVWRQADKYGVPRMAYVNKMDITGADFYRVIDMMKSRLGANAVPIQLPIGFEDTFKGFIDLIEMKAVIYTDDLGKVSEATDIPEDMQEQAEIYRQNLLDAVAESDDDLMMKYLEGEELSKEEIKTVIRKATIACKMTPVLCGSSYKNKGVQPLLDAVVEYMPAPTDIPAIKGVNPETGAEDERKADDNLPFSSLAFKIMADPYVGKLAFFRVYSGKLASGSYVFNSTKNKRERIGRILQMHANHREEIEEVYTGDIAAAVGLKDTTTGDTLCDDKNVIILESMVFPEPVISVAVEPKTKADQEKMGTALSRLAEEDPTFRMHTDPETGQTIISGMGELHLEIIVDRMLREFKVECNVGKPQVAYRETIRKAVKAEGKFVRQSGGRGQYGHCWLEIEPLEPGQGFAFENKVVGGAIPKEYIGPIEAGVKEAMETGVSAGYPMVDIKVTVYDGSYHDVDSSEMAFKIAGSMGFKAGAAKANPIILEPYMKVEVTVPEEYMGDVIGDLNSRRGRIEGMEARAGAQAIRSFVPLSEMFGYATDLRSKTQGRGNYSMEFDHYEEVPKNIAEAIAAKVKGV
- the tuf gene encoding elongation factor Tu, which translates into the protein MAKKKFERNKPHVNIGTIGHVDHGKTSLTAAITLTLSKHGGAEFMAYDQIDKAPEERERGITINTAHVEYETAKRHYAHVDCPGHADYVKNMITGAAQMDGAILVVSAADGPMPQTREHILLSRQVGVPAMVVFLNKSDLVDDAELMELVEMEVRELLSSYEFPGDDIPVVAGSAVKCLECGCAKPDCEWCGKIHQLMEQVDNYIPTPERDTDKTFLMPVEDVFTITGRGTVATGRVERGTVKVGDTIEIVGMSDKPKSTVVTGVEMFRKLLDSAVAGDNIGALLRGVERKEIERGQVLAKPGSIKPHTKFKSEVYVLSKEEGGRHTPFFNGYRPQFYFRTTDVTGVVHLPEGVEMVMPGDNVQMAIELITPIAIEEGLRFAIREGGRTVGAGVVTAISE
- the rpsJ gene encoding 30S ribosomal protein S10, which gives rise to MAKQQKIRIRLKAYDHKALDQSATKIVDTAKRTGALVSGPIPLPTEKNIFTILRSPHVNKDSREQFEMRTHKRLIDILEPTPKTVDALMRLDLPAGVDIEIKL
- the rplC gene encoding 50S ribosomal protein L3 — its product is MAKSILGKKVGMTQIFTAEGKVIPVTVVEAGPNVVIQNKTVENDGYNAVQLGFGEVKEKKVTKPMKGHFAKANVKPVKFIRELRLPGASEYTVGQVLTAETFAEGELVDVTGTAKGKGFAGGIKRHHFRRGPMAHGSKSHREPGTIGSRMSGGGGKVFKGKKLPGRMGGNKVTVQRLSVVRVDVPRNLILIKGAIPGPKGSLVVVKNTVKPGK
- the rplD gene encoding 50S ribosomal protein L4, which codes for MPKVAVYDITGVQTGEMELNDNVFGVEINEAVVHQAVVMQLASQRLGTHATKTRGVVRGGGRKPWRQKGTGRARSGSTRSPVWVGGGTVFGPQPRSYKFSMPRKVRRLAIKSALTAKVNAGQLLVVEDINFAEPKTKNVVKMLDGFQAQDDKALIITAEANENVEKSSRNIPGVKTINSLGLNVYDLLHHNKVLVTKDAVAKIEEVLA
- the rplW gene encoding 50S ribosomal protein L23 encodes the protein MEISRDVLIRPLITEKTTSLMQDNKYTFIVPLTANKVEIRQAVEQIFKVKVLAVNTIRVMGKNKRMGKTQGKRPDYKKAIVKLAPGERIEFFEGV
- the rplB gene encoding 50S ribosomal protein L2, which gives rise to MAVKSFKPYAPGRRFMTVADFSEITTDRPERSLTERLQKHAGRNQQGRLTVRHQGGGHKRLYRIIDFKRNKDGIPAKVATIEYDPNRSARIALLNYIDGEKRYILAPNGLNVGDNIMSGAEADIKVGNALPLKNIPVGTILHNIELKIGKGGQLVRSAGAGAQLMAKEGDYALLRLPSGELRKVHTNCRATVGQVGNLEHENITIGKAGRTRWLGIRPANRGVAMNPIDHPHGGGEGRSPVGRKHPVTPWGKCAMGTKTRKKKASDKLIVKRRTK